The Oecophyllibacter saccharovorans sequence CCTGATCCTCACACGTGCTCATTGCCCGCTCAGCCGTTTCCTCCAGAATCTTGTGGCGTTCACGCGCCAGTTCAAGTTCGGCTTTCAGCTGGGTGGCCTGACCCTTCTCATGCGCAAGATCAGCTTGCACTTCCGTCACGAACTGCTCGTGCTGCTGCCGGCTCTCTTCAAGCTGCTGCTTCAACAGCGCTGCCTCAGCCTCAAGCCGATCGCCGCGCGCCTGCCACTCAGCCCGACGCGTTTCAGCTTCCTGACCGACCTGCTGATTGCGTTGGATCAGGGCTTGCAGCTCTTTCTCCAGATCGAGAGCACGCTGGGCGGAATTTTCCTTTTCCATCGTCAGACGCGTCAGCTGCTCTTCAGTATGAGAGAGTTGCTGCTCCAGCAGATCAATCTCCGCTTTCAACCCTTTCTCTGTTTCAGCACGTGTGGTCTCGGCGGCCTGCTGTTGCTGCAGCTGCATCTCCAAGGCTTCCGCCCGGCGTGCGCCTTCCTCTTCAGCCGTCTTGCGGGCCAGGCTTTCAGCTTGCAGGCGTTCCTGCAGCTGCGCAGCCTCAACAGAGGCATTCTCACTTTTCCTGAGGCTTTCAGCCAGAATATCCTTCTGTTCCTCAAGCTGCTGCTTTTCCCGGCGCAGCGCTTCCAGCTGTTCTTCCTTCTCCAGGAGCAGCCGTTCTCTTTCCTGCAGACTGGCTGTCAGAGCAGCCATTTCCTCCCGGCTTTCCGCATGACGGCTGGCCAGTTGTTCCTGCAGGCGCCGACGCGATTCTTCCAGCACCTTCAAGCGTTCCGGTAGGCTTTCCAGCTCCTGAAGACGCGTCTTGTGCTGCGCCAGTTCAGTGCGCAGACGTTCACTCGCCTCCTTGGCCGCTGTCAGGATCCTATCCTGCGCCGCTGTGGACTGCTCCTGACGCAGGCGCGCCTGGGCCAGGTCTTCTTCCAGGCGCATGATATGGGCCTGCAGCGCCTCCTGCTGATCTTCAGCAGCATTTTCCACAGACGTATTGGTGTGGGGTGGCGCATCAGCTTCCGCTTCTTTTCGGCTCTTCAATGCTTCCACCTCTCCCTGCAGGCGGGCATTCTCTTCACCCACCAGCTGCAACGCTCCTGAGAGTTCTGTCTGCAGGCGCTGGAGCTGGGCTTCCGCCAGGTGCCGTCCCTTCTGCGCTTCTTCCACCTGTTGGCGCAGCGCAAACTGCGCGTCATTGGCAATCTCTTCCAGTGCCTGAGAAGTTGCTTTTTCTGGTTGACCAAGCTGTGCGGAAGGAGTGGAACCTTCCGGCTCCAGCTCTGAAAGAGGAGGTTTCACCTGTGTCTGATGTTGGGGAGGAACCAGACCTTCCTTACGCAAAAGGCGCATGATTTCATGGCGCTTGTGTCCGCCTTCATAAAGAAGGCCTGCAATGCGCTGCATTTTTTCCAGATCAGCGGCGGTATAATATCTTGTACCATTTCTGAAAATCGGCGCCTGGAACACCGGATAAAGGTTTTCCCACGAACGCAGCCTGTAGCCCGGCTGACCGACAATCTCAGCCACCTGCTCCAGCGTCAGTTCGTTTCTGCCCGCCTCACTCATGAATGCCTGTTCTCCCGTCACTCAAAACAAAAAGAGCGGCGCATCGAAACAGGCAGAAGACCAAAGCGGCCATTGCTCTGAATGTTTCGCCTCACCCGCACAATTTTCCAGCAATCTTCTACCGACAGTTCGCTAACAGCTTTTCAGCGATCTTTTGGAAAAATCTGCTCGCCGACTTTCACCGGTTTCACACTTCAAGGTTTCAGAGGAAATTAAGGCAAAATGGTGAAGTTCAATCGGAAAAATTCCCTAAAACTCATGCCTGGTCCCTCTTTTTCAGGAATCAGTATCTGAGCAGCGCTGAGCCCCAGGTGAGCCCCCCACCCAGAGCTTCCATCAGAATCAGGTCTCCTTTCCTGATCCGTCCGTCCCGCACTGCTTCATTCAAGGCGAGCGGGATAGAGGCAGCTGACGTGTTTGCATGCCGGTCAACCGTTACCACTACGCGTTCGGCCGGCAACGCAAGACGCTTGGCCATACCGTCGATTATGCGCAGATTAGCCTGATGCGGCACCAGCCACTGAATGTCAGCCCCACATAATCCATTGGCGTCCAGGGCCTCATCCACGGCCTCAGCCAGCCGAACAACCGCATGGCGGAACACTTCACGCCCCTGCATTTTCAGGACAGAATTCGTTCCGGTCCCCGCTGCCCCGTCGACATACAACAGATCTCCCAACGTCCCATCAGAATGCAGATGGGTTGAAAGAATGCCCTCACCAGGGGCAGCTCCTGCCTCCAGCAGCACTGCGCCGGCCCCATCGCCAAAAAGGACACAGGTCGCCCGATCTTCCCAGTCCAGCAAACGCGAGAAAACTTCAACGCCGATGACCAGAACACGTTTTGCCATGCCCGTTCCGATAAAGGCATTCGCTGTGGAAAGAGCGTAGATAAAACCGGAACAGGCCGCGCTGACATCAAAGCCGAAACCAGCACGCATGCCCAATGCCGCCTGCACACGGACAGCGACAGCCGGGAAAACCTGATCGGGCGTTGAAGTGGCCACGATAACCGCATCGACATCCTGTGGCCCCACGCCTGCCTGCTCCAGAGCGTTGCGGGCGGCCTGAGCGGCCAGGCTGACAGCATTCTCGCCTTCGGAAACAATATGACGCTGGCGGATCCCGGTTCGGGTCCGGATCCAGTCATCGGAAGTCTCGAGCCGCTGGGCCAGATCTTCATTTGTAACGATTTGGCGGGGCAAGCACCCACCGACACCGCTTATCCGGGCACGAGGGCGTATATCCTGAACAGGGGAACTGGTGGGAAAATTCTGGTCAGACAAAGGCGTCGAGGGCCTATCGGGAATGGTTTCCGACAGCGTGTCACCTCTCATGCGCGCTCACCTTCCAAAGCCTGGTCCGGAGGGGTGAGCATATCCAACTGGCTGAGGCGTTGGCGGATCTTGTCATTGAGCCGATTGGCGACGGCATCGAAAGCCACATCGATAGCTGCTGCGAATCCTTCAGCATCCGCTCCCCCATGCGACTTGACCACTACCCCGTTAAGCCCGACAAAAACAGCGCCGTTATAGCGGCTGGGATCAATCCACTCCCGCATACGCTCCAGACCGGGCTTGACCAGGAGATAGCCGATTCGGCTCAGAAGATTGGCTTGAAAAACGGATTTCAGCAGGCCGAAAGCCAGTTTCAGGGCGCCTTCACCCGTCTTAAGGGCCACATTGCCCGTAAAGCCATCGGTCACAACCACATCCGTAGTGCCGGCCGTGATGTCATGACCTTCGATGAAACCGCTGAAACGCGGCCCCAGCGGGCTGTTTTTCAGCCGCTCGGAAGCCTGACGCAGGCGCTCATCGCCCTTGAGTTCTTCAGCGCCGACATTCAGCAGGCCGATGCTGGGGGCTTCCAAGCCCAGTGCGGCCTGGGCAAAAGCCTCCCCCATGATGGCGAACTCAACCAGGTTCCGCGTGTCACAGGCGATATTGGCGCCCAGATCGAGCATCACCACGTCCCCACGCGCAGAAGGCTGAACCGCTGCCATGGCGGGGCGTGAAATGCCGGGCAGAGCTTTGACGATGATCTTGGCCAACGCCAGCATGGCCCCGCTGTTGCCGGCTGAAACCACCCCCAGTGCTTCACCGCTGGCAACCGCTTCCATGGCCATACGTAGCGACGAACCACGCAGGCGCAGTGCAGCTGTGGGCTTCATCTCCATGGAGATGCTGGTCGGCGCATGACGCACAGTGCAGATGGCAGCCGCTTTCTTGAAGCGCTTCTTCAGTGCCGGACCCAGCACTGCTTCATCTCCCAGAAGCAGAATGCGGATATTGGGATGGCGCACTGCTGCCTTTTCCAGACCCGCCAGCACGACATCCGGCGCGTGATCTCCCCCCATAGCATCAACAGCCAGCGTGTAAGGTGAGGTGGAAACGGACAAGTCGGCGGGAGGCGGTCCCGCTTCCTTGGCAGACGGCTCTGTCATTAGTGCTGGTTCCGGCAATTCTCTGAAAACGATCTATACCGGCAGGCAGGCACCTTTCGGAGGGCGTGTCCCGGTGAAAGCACAGGGAAAGCCCGGGAGCCCTTGCCTACTGGTATCGCCAAGCCCGCAGGCCTGCTGAATCAGGCGCGCACGGCAGTCTTGAGAACGCGCCCTTCAGCGCTTGCCACTTCCCGCCCGTCATAATGACCGCAATGGCTGCAGACATGGTGAGGGCGTTTCAGCTCACCGCAATTGGAGCATTCAGCGCTTGCGGGCGTTCCCAGCGCATGGTGGCTGCGGCGCATACCGCGACGGGAAGGGGTAGTCTTTCTTTTTGGAACGGCCATGATTTTCTGCCTCTCACTGGGTTATCGTGCACTCTGCTACCTATGCCATGAACGGCTTCACGAGGCTGATAACCTGAATAATCTGTTTCACTCTCTTACCACGCTGCAGGGGCTACGCCCACCATCCGCGTTTCCCTCCACGCCAAAAATCACTTGGAGCGGGAAAATACGAGAGCGGGAAAAGCACGCACCCAATGCACGTTAAGGTAAGCGCGCGGCTCTAGCAGATCCAGGCGCATTCCGCAAGCTACGAAGCTCTTGCCCCCTCTCCACCATGCCGGCGCTTCTTCGCGTCTTTTCCCCTCCGTTCTGTTTCCTCTTATCTGCAGTCGTCAGTGCACGTCCTGACCAGGAGTGCCTTTAAGCTTCTGTAAAATCGCAAAAGGATGGGGGGCTTTTTCTTCCGGAGCCTCCGTACCCGCTGCATTTTCTTCATCGGGAGTGATTTCCACGAAATTGTCCAGACCACTTCCCGCCTTACGGGGATAGGGATCAAGGCAAAGCGCCAGCTGTTCTGCAGCCGCCTCGCCAAGATCGATCATCTGCCCGTCATAAGGCACTTCATCATCTTCCTCGGCCATCAGCGCTTCGAGATCAATCTCCCCCTCTTCAGAAGCCATGTTGTCGCGCGGAATGAACCGCAAGGTGAAACGCTCGGTGATCTCTTCAGGCACGTCCTCGCCCGTAATAATACAGCTCTGCACAACCCGGGCAGTCAGCAGGCCATCAGCCAGAACGTCGGTATCCCCAAGGCGCTTCAGATGGAAGCGACACGACAACTCATCCACTCTCGGTAACCCGAAACGTCTGGCCAGGGCCTGGCGCTGTTTCTCATCGGCCTGCACCTCCCAGGTCAGCCCGGTGCCGCCGATGCGCTGCAGGGAGACGGGACTGGAAAATTCCCCCCGACCGGCCCCGGCAACGCCATTGTTCACTTTTCCCTCCGCTTTCGAAGATTTATTGCGCGTCATTCCCTGAGAGGCGGAGAACCCGGGACTGGAAGATCCGGCACGACTTTTAGACATGGCTCACCTTTTTCTCTTCTCTTTTCCGATCTGAAGTCACTTTACTACATTACAGTCTTTTCCAGCCATTCAAGCCAGGGCACTTAATCTGGGGAGAGGGCTCGGTGATCTGCCTGGAACAGGTGGCTTTCCAGAAACACCCATGCTGCAAAAGGAAGAGGGTCTGTCATAATTCCCTCTCTGGTGATTGACATCCCCCTCTCTGGCAAGGCAGTGGAAAAACGCTCGTTTTCTCGCCGCCATTCCGATCTGACAGGCAGGATACCCCACCGGATGATGACCCGCCCTCTTTTCCAGGCCATTTCAGCCAGGTTTTCAAAGCTGATGGCGGCGCCTACCGTGCAGTCTGCAGAAATCTGTTTCCCTGCCCAAAGCGTATCTACCAGCAAATCTTCCCGGAAAGGCTTGGCCCTGCTCCTGGCCGGAGCCTGCCTGAGCGGCTGCACCCTGTTTGACGCACCGGAAATTCCCCGCGGGGCCCTGGTGGAAAAATCGGATATCCTTCAGCTCCATCCCGGTAGCACCACCCAACAGGAAGTTGAATCCCTGATCGGGTCGCCCACCACTCATGCCACCTTCGACAACAACAAGTGGATTTACATCACTCTGACCAAAAATCTCGTGCCCATGGGATTTCCAGCTGTTGATAAACAGCGGGTACTGGTCCTCGACTTCGATGACAGCGGGGTCCTGCAACATCTCAAGCTACTAACCAAGAAAAATGCTGTGCCTGTCAGCATGGTCAGCGCCATCACGCCGTCGCCCGGCACGCAGATTTCCGTCCTGCAGGAAATTCTGGGCAATGTGGGTCGCTACAACCCCATGAGCAGCCTGGGAAATACCTTCGGTGGGGGCCTTGGAGGTCTTGGCGGCATGAACAATCACGGGGGTGGCATGGGCAATGGGCCGCTGAGCGGACAGGGCACAGGCAATGGTGGCGTTGGCAACACGATGCCCTGAGCAGCAGTGACTTCCTGACGCTGTCTGCGCCAAGCCCGCGGGGCAAAGCACGTATTGTGGGAGCGGTCAGATCATGCTAGATCAAACTGCAGACTTTCCTTTTTTACGAAGGCTTTTTACGTTATTGCAGACTACAGGCGTGCAGATGCTTTTTTCTGAACTGCTTTGATAAAACTGCCTTCGATTCTTTCTCTTTTTTTCCCTTTTTATCTGTCCTTCAAAGGAGATGACGGCCCCGTGCAGGTTCTCGTTCGTGACAACAATGTTGATCAAGCGCTCAAGGCGCTTAAAAAGAAGATGCAGCGCGAAGGCGTTTTTCGTGAAATGAAGCTTCGTCGCCACTTCGAAAAGCCCTCTGAGCGTCGCGCCCGTGAAGGTGCCGAAGCCGTGCGCCGTGCCCGCAAGATGGAACGCAAGCGTCTGGAGCGTGAGGGATTCTGATTTCAGAACGCTTCTGAACCTGAAAAAGTCGCTCTGATTTGGAGCGGCTTTTTTATTGCTGGATACTGCCTCTCTTCAGGCTAGCCTCAGGGAGAAATCTGCCAGCCCAGCGTGTTCCCGCAAGAAGCCAAAACGTAATCTCGCACGTCTCCCTGTCTTTTCTGACTATATAGTAATACGCGCCGTATCAGATGGCGCCCACCGATTTTCAGAGCCCCCCTGGCTTCCGAGAGCTCAGCTGCTTGTCTTACGGTGACTTTCCGCAGCCCGGTCAGATAGCCCCAGCGCGGGTCGGTCCCCACCACCGGTAAAGCCTGGGGATGCTGCCGGGCATAGAAGCTGATGATAGCGGCCAACCCATAATCTTCGATGACCAGGGCTTCTGCGCCAGCTGCACGCGCCTCTGTCTCAGCCTGCCGGGCCAGCCCGTCCCAGCCGGCCATCAGGCGCAATGCCGGGTCATGATGGGCATTCAGGGGCAGGCAATGGAAAAGTGCCTGCACGCTTACGATCAGTCCCATAAAAAGCCCCGTCGCGACCGCCGTTCTGAAAAAGCGTCCTGGCAGAGCCCCTGCCATGGCAAGGGCCGGGTACAGCACACAGGGCCAGTTGGCTTGAACACGACCGGCATAAAGAGCATGCGCCAGAAAGACCCCCGCCCCCGGCAGGACCAACCAAAGCAGCAGGGGCATTTTCCTGCGGGCCTGCCAGCAGCCGAGCACCACACAGAAGCCGACAACCGGCGTCAGCAACCCGATCTGGCCGGCCAGGAGCTCGCCCAGATAGTGCAGAGCGTGCGCAGGCGCCCAATGCCCCAGGCGCCGGCCCTGTTTCAGAAAACCCGCCCAGCGATGAAGAGCGTTCCACCACAGGGTCGGACCACAACTCACCCCTGCTATGCCAGCAGCCAGCCAGGGGCCGACACGACGCCACTGCCCTGACTGCAGAACATAACCCCCTAACCCTACTGCCAGCAGGAGAAAGGTATATTTTGATTCCATCCCCCCACCGAGGCACAGGCCGGCGCCTCCCCACCACCCCACAGAATACGTGGATTCTCTTCTCAGGGTTTCAGCCAGACACCACAAAAAAACTGCTGCAAAAAACATCTGGGGGGTGTCGGGCGTCATCAAACACATGCCCAGCCCGAACATCAGCGTGGCATTGAGAAGCCATGCCGCCTGTGCCCCAGGCGCTGCCCGCAGCCATATCTGTCCGGCACGCCACAATGCGAGACTGGCCAGAAAACTCGCCAGAACGCCGCAGAGGCGTATGCCGAGCGGTGTGGATCCACAAAGCAGTGTCCCCAACCTGATCCACAGCGCTACCATGGGAGGATGGTCCAGGTAGCCTGCCTGAAGATGCTGCGACCACCACCAGTAATAGGCTTCGTCAGGTGTCAACGGCAGCCAGGCTGCCAGGCCGAGCCGCAGGAAGGCCAAGATGAGAAAGCCGCCCATGCAGCCCAATATCGCTGGCCAGGCCGTTGGCTTCGGACATGCCACGCTGAACACTACCGGCTCCTCAGCGGGATCGACAGCCTCTGTCTGACATGTCCCGAAAGAGCAGAAGCCATCCTGATCCTGTTGCAGAAGGACTGGACAAAACAACGCCTGAATTTCAAAGCGGTACGCCCTTGTGAGGCGACAGCGTTCTGATGTCCTGAAACGAACGCAGGCGCACGACATGCGTCATTTCTGTCAGTTCATGAATCAGACGCTGCTGATGAGCAGCATCACGGGCCAGGACGTGCAGCAGGAAATCCTCAGCCCCGTTAAGCATGTGACAGGCCTGAAGTTCCGGCCAGCCGATGACTGTCTGCTCGAATTCTTCAAGAACCTGGCTTTTCTGGCTGTCCAGCCCGACAAGGACAAAAAAACTGACGGGCCAGCCCAGTTGCGCCGCATCCAGCTCGGCATGAAACCCCCGGATGACGCCAAGCTCCTCCAACCGCCGGACCCGCCGCAGACAAGGCGGCGCAGACATGCCGATCCGGCGCGCCAATTCGACATTGGTCATACGCCCGTCACGCTGCAGCTCACTGAGAATCATACGATCGGTTTCGTCCAGTTCAAGAACGCGCTCGGTGTCAGGACCGCTGACGACCCAATTTACGGCAGGGCTGGAGGGGTTCCGGCGCATTCACTTGTTTCCTGTCAGGTGGGTTACCGCTGAGATGGAAAGCACTTTTTCAGCTCCCTCGTTGCCTGCTGCCTGTATAAGCTGCGCGCCAGGCGCTGAAAAGCGGCCGGATCCCTGCTGTTCATCCCCCTTGGCTTTAGCTTAGAATAATTATCTTTACTGGAAATCCGACCCGCAAACCGTCTCGGCAAAGCTGGACCGCTTGCAGGCCCGACAGGGGCGCGACCTTCAAAGGAGTTTCTGCCTTCATGACCACGGTTCATCGTACCGATCTGCTGATCGTCGGTTCCGGCCCGGCCGGCTACACTGCCGGTATCTATGCGGCACGTGCCGCCCTCAAGCCCCTGCTGGTGACCGGTCTGCAACCAGGAGGCCAGTTGACCATAACCCAGGATATTGAGAATTACCCCGGCTTTGCCGAGCCGGTGGGCGGACCGTGGCTTATGGAGCAGATGCGCCTTCAGGCAGAGCATATGGGCACCGAAATCATTTATGACCTCATCACGCAGGCTGAGCTGAAAAACGGTCCAGACGCTGAAGGCTATTTTCATCTCAAAGGGGATTCAGGGACAACCTACCTGGCCCGTTCTGTCGTTATCGCCACAGGTGCACGCGCCAAATGGCTGGAGACGGAAGCCGAAAAGAAATTTCAGGGTCATGGGGTTTCCGCCTGCGCCACCTGCGATGGGTTTTTCTATCGCGGCAAGGATGTTGCTGTCGTCGGCGGGGGCAACACCGCAGTCGAAGAGGCCCTCTATCTCACACATCATGCCAAGAACGTTCACCTCATTCACCGCCGTGATTCGCTCAAGGCCGAAAAGATTCTGCAGGAACGCCTAAAGGCCAATCCGAAAATCCATATCCATTGGAATCGTGAGATCGACGATATTTATGGAACAGTGCCGCAAGGAAGCGAAAATGCACCGGAAGTGGTCAGCGGCGTAAAGCTGCGGGATACGGAAAATCCCGCCGCTGCCCCTGAAAAGCTGGCGGTTGACGGTGTTTTCATCGCGATCGGTCACATTCCCAATATCGGTCCGTTCCGCGACCAGGTAGCCTGCGATGAAGAAGGCTATATTCAGACCATTCCCGGAACGGCCTGCACCTCCGTCACGGGCATCTTCGCCGCTGGGGATATTCAGGACAAAATCTACCGTCAGGCCGTCACCGCAGCCGGTACGGGATGCATGGCCGCTCTGGAAGCCGAACGTTATCTGGCCGCTGCCAACAGGAAAAGGAAAGACGCCTCCAAAAACGTCTGAGCAGAAAAGTATTTTGCTTCAGGCACGACCATCAGCAGACGGTTGAGAAGCCGGCAACCTTCAGCTCAAGAAAGATTTCACAAATGCTTGACCCCATCAGGTAATTTAGGGAACCTGCCCCGCAAGACAGTCCAGCACAGGCACAGGATGGGGCGACATGAGCAAAGCACACACCGGCTCTACAGACGGACTCCATGGGAGCCCCAAGATGGACTGGGACAAGCTCCGTATCTTCCACACCGTTGCTGAAGCCGGTTCCTTTACCCATGCCGGGGATCGTCTCAATCTCAGCCAGTCCGCAGTGTCCCGCCAGATTTCCGCTCTGGAGGAAGTTCTGGGCGTTCCCCTTTTTCACCGTCATGCACGGGGCCTTATCCTGACCGAACAGGGTGAAGTCCTGCACCAGACAGCCCGGGAAGTCTTTGCCAAGCTGGCCATGACGCAGGCTTTCCTGAGTGAGAACCGCGAGCGGGCTGTCGGTAAGATCAAGGTGACGACGACAACGGATTTCGGTCTTTGCTGGCTCATTCCCCGCCTGCACCGCTTTCTGAAAGATCATGCAGACGTCAATGTGGAACTGCTGCTGGAAGACGCCGATCTTGATCTGAGCATGCGTGAGGCGGATGTGGCCATTCGCATGCATCCCCCTACCCAGCCCGACCTGATTCAACGGCATCTGGCCAGTTTCAGCATGCCTATCTATGCCAGTCGGGCCTATCTGCAGGAACACGGCACCCCACGCACTCTGAAAAACCTGGAGCAGCACGCATTGATCGGGTTTTCAGGCCCTCAACCTCCCCTGCCCCATATCAACTGGCTTCTGGAGCGCCTGATCAAGGAGAAGCTGGTCACTCACCCGCATATTCCCCTTGCCGTCAACAGCGTCGCCGCCATTGCCACGGCCATAGCAGCCGGAAACGGTATCGGGGCCCTGCCGCCTTATACAGCAGCCAGCTACCCGGAGCTCGTGCGCATTCTGCCGGAAATCCGCCCCCCCCAGCTCGAAGCCTTCTTCGTCTATCCTGAAGAGCTCAGGAGTTCGAAACGTATTTCCGTTTTTCGGGATTTCCTGCTTGCTGAACTGAACGATGATCGTCATGAGCTGGGAGAGAACCGCCTGGCTGCTGAAGAAGGCGTTCTTCACGCAACCCACTGAAACACAAAGCTCAGTTCAGCCTATCCGCAACTCTCCGGCAGAGCGACGGCTTTTCTGCAATCCACGTCTACCGGAAGTTTTTAGCCAGCGCCAAAGCCATAACGGCCTTTGCTCCAGACTGGCTGGAGTAAAGGCCGTCTTGGTAACGAGCAGGCAGTTCTTTAGCCGTTGCTCTTGGCATCCTGATTGGCCGTATAACGGTTGCGCCGCCCTTCAGCGGTGGAACCGATGCTGCGACCCAGTCCGATCTCGCGGGCCAGAGCGGAGCGGCGCTTGGCATAATTGGGGGCAACCAGCGGATAATCGACCGGCAGTCCCCATTTTTCCCGGTACTGTTCAGGCGTCATCCCGTAAGTGCTTTTCAGATGCCGTTTGAGCATCTTGAGCTTTTTCCCGTCTTCCAGACAAATGATGTAATCGGGGAAAACGGATTTGCGGATCGGAACGGCCGGCTGCTGGCGGGTTTCCGCACGACTGCTTTCGCCTTCAGCCGGCTGACCGGCCAGAGCGCCATAAACGTTACGTATCAGGGCCGGCAAAGCTTCTGCAGAAATGGGAGAACCTGAGATTTTTGCCACGACAATCTCTGTGGTCAGGCGCAATAGCTGGGGAACATTGTTTTCAGCCTGGTCAGGCATGGAATGACCTTCTAAAATAAAAGTAATCTAACTTCATCTCAAAAAGATGAGCGAATTACTCTAATACACTACTCTCTCTCAGTTGTGCAGGGCTTAAAACTAATTTATTCTTTTAATTCGGTATTTATTATACTTGATTTAAATATTTTCTGTTGTCACTTCTCTTATCTGCCCTATCTACATGAACGCTCAACTTCCAATTTCAGTCCCTCTTGCCAGTCCAAGTGATTTTAGCGGATGGCGATCCTGGTCGCGCCAGCTGCTTTATGACCGTGTTCCAGACACCGACATTGACTGGCAGATCACGCCGCCGGCTGATCTTTACGCCCCGGTCAGCGAGCGTTCTCTACCGCAGGTTGCTCCTGCTTTCGCAATACCACGCGAGACAGCCCGGTTGATTTCCGCTGTTTTTGCTTCCGGTCATCCCGAACGTTTTTCGTTGCTTTACCGGCTTCTGGAACATTATCGCGACACGCCAGCCCAACCTGTTGAGCCAGACTTGTTGGGAAAACTCCAGGCGCTCGCCGCACAGGCACGCGCCCAAGCTCTGGAACTGCGCGCTTGCCTCCCCCCGCCGCTCCAAAGCACGCCTGCCTTCCGGCATGTTCAGGTTCCCGTCCCGCTTCTGGACAGTCAGGCGTCAGCCCTTTGGCGCCTGCGCCCCCAACCATGGCTGATGCACACGCCAGGCCGGCTCCTGCTGTGTGAAAACAGCCAGATCATCTTTGCCCCCGAGCCTCCCTCAATTCCCGATACTGATACAGCCCCTGAGGCACAAACCGAAAAAGCCCTTTTCCTGCACGATTTTGCGCAGCGTCATGGGCAATCGGCACAACACAGCATCTACTGGCGCGGCGTGGACACGTTCCGTCTTCCTCCCGCCCCTGAAGAGATCGACCAGGCGTCCAGCCTGCATGCGCTCCGTTGCCTGGCTGTCGACTGTGCTTTCTGCCCGCTGAGCCAGGCTGCCAACCGGACGGTCTTTGGAGAAGGGGCTACTGGTGCCCGGCTGATCTTCGTTGGTGAGCAACCAGGTGACCAGGAAGATCTGACAGGCCGGCCCTTTGTAGGGCCCGCAGGACAGCTTTTCGACCAGGCGCTTCAGGAAGCCGGCGGGCAAAGGGGCGATTACTGGCTTACCAATGCCGTCAAGCATTTCCGCTTCATCCAGACACCCGCACGGCGCCTGCACCAGAAGCCGGAAGCCCAGCATGTCCAGGCCTGCGCCCCCTGGCTGGCTGCCGAGCGGCGTCTTCTGGCGCCGCAAGTGACAGTCATGCTGGGCGTAACGGCCGCTTCAGCAATTCTGGGGCGCCCGGTAACCATTTCGCGTGAACGCTCCAGACTGTTCGATCTGCCTTCAGGCGGCAAAGGACTGGTAACAGTGCATCCCTCTTTTCTGCTGCGCGTGCCTGATCCGCAAAGGCGCGCGGAAGAATACCGGAAATTCGTGACAGACCTGAAATTGGCTCTCTCTGCCCTCGCACCGGATTCAAAAGAGGAGTAGGCTTCAGCCACCTCTTCCACCAATACGGAATTTCGAGCGGAACCGATGGCCAACTCCGGCGCTTCAACGTCTTTACTTCCCAAGCGCCGATCCCTCTTAAGCTGGCTGCTCCAACCCGATTTCAAAGCTGTCGTCTTCGCCTTCCGGACCACGATGGCCGCCTGCCTGGCTTTAGGGGTCGCCCTCTGGATGGAACTGGACAGCCCCGCTTGGGCCGCGATGACGGTCTGGTCTGTCGCGCAGCTCACGCGAGGGGAAAGCCTCTCCAAAGCACGCTGGCGTATTGTGGGCACCCTCATCGGCTCCACTGCCGGTATCGGGTTACATGCGCTGGTCCCCCAGGCGCCGTGGCTGTTCTTTCCGCTGTTGGCCATATGGG is a genomic window containing:
- a CDS encoding glycosyltransferase family 39 protein — protein: MAFLRLGLAAWLPLTPDEAYYWWWSQHLQAGYLDHPPMVALWIRLGTLLCGSTPLGIRLCGVLASFLASLALWRAGQIWLRAAPGAQAAWLLNATLMFGLGMCLMTPDTPQMFFAAVFLWCLAETLRRESTYSVGWWGGAGLCLGGGMESKYTFLLLAVGLGGYVLQSGQWRRVGPWLAAGIAGVSCGPTLWWNALHRWAGFLKQGRRLGHWAPAHALHYLGELLAGQIGLLTPVVGFCVVLGCWQARRKMPLLLWLVLPGAGVFLAHALYAGRVQANWPCVLYPALAMAGALPGRFFRTAVATGLFMGLIVSVQALFHCLPLNAHHDPALRLMAGWDGLARQAETEARAAGAEALVIEDYGLAAIISFYARQHPQALPVVGTDPRWGYLTGLRKVTVRQAAELSEARGALKIGGRHLIRRVLLYSQKRQGDVRDYVLASCGNTLGWQISP
- a CDS encoding Lrp/AsnC family transcriptional regulator; this translates as MILSELQRDGRMTNVELARRIGMSAPPCLRRVRRLEELGVIRGFHAELDAAQLGWPVSFFVLVGLDSQKSQVLEEFEQTVIGWPELQACHMLNGAEDFLLHVLARDAAHQQRLIHELTEMTHVVRLRSFQDIRTLSPHKGVPL
- the trxB gene encoding thioredoxin-disulfide reductase; this translates as MTTVHRTDLLIVGSGPAGYTAGIYAARAALKPLLVTGLQPGGQLTITQDIENYPGFAEPVGGPWLMEQMRLQAEHMGTEIIYDLITQAELKNGPDAEGYFHLKGDSGTTYLARSVVIATGARAKWLETEAEKKFQGHGVSACATCDGFFYRGKDVAVVGGGNTAVEEALYLTHHAKNVHLIHRRDSLKAEKILQERLKANPKIHIHWNREIDDIYGTVPQGSENAPEVVSGVKLRDTENPAAAPEKLAVDGVFIAIGHIPNIGPFRDQVACDEEGYIQTIPGTACTSVTGIFAAGDIQDKIYRQAVTAAGTGCMAALEAERYLAAANRKRKDASKNV
- a CDS encoding LysR family transcriptional regulator gives rise to the protein MDWDKLRIFHTVAEAGSFTHAGDRLNLSQSAVSRQISALEEVLGVPLFHRHARGLILTEQGEVLHQTAREVFAKLAMTQAFLSENRERAVGKIKVTTTTDFGLCWLIPRLHRFLKDHADVNVELLLEDADLDLSMREADVAIRMHPPTQPDLIQRHLASFSMPIYASRAYLQEHGTPRTLKNLEQHALIGFSGPQPPLPHINWLLERLIKEKLVTHPHIPLAVNSVAAIATAIAAGNGIGALPPYTAASYPELVRILPEIRPPQLEAFFVYPEELRSSKRISVFRDFLLAELNDDRHELGENRLAAEEGVLHATH
- a CDS encoding Ros/MucR family transcriptional regulator; this translates as MPDQAENNVPQLLRLTTEIVVAKISGSPISAEALPALIRNVYGALAGQPAEGESSRAETRQQPAVPIRKSVFPDYIICLEDGKKLKMLKRHLKSTYGMTPEQYREKWGLPVDYPLVAPNYAKRRSALAREIGLGRSIGSTAEGRRNRYTANQDAKSNG